The following are from one region of the Silene latifolia isolate original U9 population chromosome 9, ASM4854445v1, whole genome shotgun sequence genome:
- the LOC141601664 gene encoding uncharacterized protein LOC141601664: MQESHNFSYHPKCCRLGLTYLIFADDLLVFARGDYPSIKAVESCLHSFAEYSGLQPNPSKTNIYFGGVHPQVKELVLRDTSYLEGTFPFRYLGIPLHSSRLTRDMYHSLIEKIKGKITHWANSLLSYAGKVQLLNSVIFGIENFWCASFILPKGVIQEMDRLCRQFLWNYQTGRKMIFFAWSKVCRARQQGGFDIREILSWNKTPSMKLFGKSPRVLDLFGYFGATNTSSRGMIAGLWLLVVQLPQLKALLHTRDEFISQWHPTLQWTRPLMDPVVMPRHAVITRMAVQNGLPTVDNLIRRGMVMVNGCVLCLADMESIRHLFFACPYSHDVMQRVLLWLGLTRRPLCLRQELLKLSRYKGKGWRKKWARCCIAAAVYLIWQERNRRLFDRGSRSVEQLVNQIKYFVSIRLYANVSDSLLEEIVSQMIP, from the exons ATGCAGGAATCTCATAACTTCAGTTACCATCCCAAGTGCTGCAGGTTAGGGCTTACCTATTTAATTTTTGCAGACGACTTGCTAGTTTTTGCACGAGGTGATTACCCATCCATTAAAGCAGTGGAGTCCTGTCTTCACTCATTTGCTGAGTATTCTGGCCTACAACCTAATCCTTCAAAGACTAATATTTACTTTGGAGGGGTTCATCCACAGGTAAAGGAACTAGTTTTGAGGGACACAAGTTATCTGGAGGGGACTTTCCCATTTAGATACTTGGGTATCCCACTTCATTCTTCTCGTCTGACTAGAGACATGTATCACTCCCTTATTGAGAAAATTAAAGGGAAAATTACTCACTGGGCTAATAGTCTCTTGTCTTATGCTGGTAAGGTGCAGTTACTAAATTCTGTCATTTTTGGTATCGAGAATTTCTGGTGTGCTAGCTTTATTCTTCCAAAGGGTGTGATACAGGAGATGGATAGACTTTGCAGGCAGTTTTTATGGAACTATCAAACTGGTAGGAAGATGATTTTCTTTGCTTGGAGTAAAGTTTGTAGGGCTAGACAGCAAGGGGGCTTTGACATTCGGGAAATCTTGAGTTGGAACAAAACGCCATCGATGAAGCTTTTCGGAAAATCACCAAGGGTACTCGATCTGTTTGGGTACTTTGGTGCAACAAATACCTCATCCAGGGGAATGATTGCTGGACTGTGGCTCCTGGTCGTGCAACTTCCACAACTGAAGGCCCTTTTGCACACTCGAGATGAGTTCATATCTCAGTG GCACCCTACTCTTCAATGGACTAGGCCTCTCATGGACCCGGTAGTAATGCCTCGGCATGCTGTTATTACCAGAATGGCTGTTCAGAATGGGTTACCCACAGTAGATAACCTCATCAGAAGGGGCATGGTTATGGTCAATGGATGCGTCTTGTGTTTGGCTGATATGGAAAGTATCAGGCACCTGTTCTTTGCTTGCCCTTATTCGCATGATGTGATGCAGCGAGTCTTGCTCTGGTTGGGTCTCACACGAAGACCTCTATGCCTAAGGCAGGAACTGCTTAAGCTGTCTAGGTATAAGGGGAAGGGGTGGAGGAAGAAATGGGCCAGATGCTGTATTGCCGCTGCTGTGTATCTCATTTGGCAGGAGCGCAATCGGAGACTTTTTGATCGAGGCTCTCGGTCTGTAGAGCAATTGGTTAACCAAATTAAATATTTTGTATCCATTAGATTATATGCAAATGTAAGTGATTCCCTATTAGAAGAGATAGTTTCTCAAATGATTCCGTAG